The following proteins are co-located in the Camelus bactrianus isolate YW-2024 breed Bactrian camel chromosome 30, ASM4877302v1, whole genome shotgun sequence genome:
- the BCL2 gene encoding apoptosis regulator Bcl-2 isoform X3, producing the protein MAHPGRTGYDNREIVMKYIHYKLSQRGYEWDAGDAGTVFPGAAPAPGIFSSQPGRTPAPTRTSPPPPPTAPAAAAAAAAAAAGPALSPVPPVVHLTLRQAGDDFSRRYRRDFAEMSSQLHLTPFTARGRFATVVEELFRDGVNWGRIVAFFEFGGVMCVESVNREMSPLVDNIALWMTEYLNRHLHTWIQDNGGWIPTPCPPSCFTTT; encoded by the coding sequence ATGGCGCACCCTGGGAGAACAGGGTACGATAACCGGGAGATAGTGATGAAATACATCCACTATAAGCTGTCGCAGAGGGGCTACGAGTGGGATGCCGGAGACGCAGGTACCGTGTTCCCGGGGGCCGCCCCCGCGCCGGGCATCTTCTCCTCCCAACCCGGGCGCACCCCCGCGCCCACCAGGacctcgccgccgccgcccccgaccgcccctgccgccgccgccgccgccgccgccgccgccgcagggCCTGCGCTCAGCCCTGTGCCACCTGTGGTCCACCTGACCCTGCGCCAGGCCGGCGATGACTTCTCCCGTCGCTACCGCCGCGACTTTGCCGAGATGTCCAGCCAGCTCCACCTGACGCCCTTCACCGCGAGGGGACGCTTTGCCACGGTGGTGGAGGAGCTCTTCAGGGATGGGGTGAActgggggaggattgtggcctTCTTTGAGTTCGGTGGGGTCATGTGTGTGGAGAGCGTCAACCGGGAGATGTCGCCCCTGGTGGACAACATCGCCCTGTGGATGACTGAGTACCTGAATCGGCACCTGCACACCTGGATCCAGGATAACGGAGGCTGG
- the BCL2 gene encoding apoptosis regulator Bcl-2 isoform X4 encodes MAHPGRTGYDNREIVMKYIHYKLSQRGYEWDAGDAGTVFPGAAPAPGIFSSQPGRTPAPTRTSPPPPPTAPAAAAAAAAAAAGPALSPVPPVVHLTLRQAGDDFSRRYRRDFAEMSSQLHLTPFTARGRFATVVEELFRDGVNWGRIVAFFEFGGVMCVESVNREMSPLVDNIALWMTEYLNRHLHTWIQDNGGWMT; translated from the coding sequence ATGGCGCACCCTGGGAGAACAGGGTACGATAACCGGGAGATAGTGATGAAATACATCCACTATAAGCTGTCGCAGAGGGGCTACGAGTGGGATGCCGGAGACGCAGGTACCGTGTTCCCGGGGGCCGCCCCCGCGCCGGGCATCTTCTCCTCCCAACCCGGGCGCACCCCCGCGCCCACCAGGacctcgccgccgccgcccccgaccgcccctgccgccgccgccgccgccgccgccgccgccgcagggCCTGCGCTCAGCCCTGTGCCACCTGTGGTCCACCTGACCCTGCGCCAGGCCGGCGATGACTTCTCCCGTCGCTACCGCCGCGACTTTGCCGAGATGTCCAGCCAGCTCCACCTGACGCCCTTCACCGCGAGGGGACGCTTTGCCACGGTGGTGGAGGAGCTCTTCAGGGATGGGGTGAActgggggaggattgtggcctTCTTTGAGTTCGGTGGGGTCATGTGTGTGGAGAGCGTCAACCGGGAGATGTCGCCCCTGGTGGACAACATCGCCCTGTGGATGACTGAGTACCTGAATCGGCACCTGCACACCTGGATCCAGGATAACGGAGGCTGG